The bacterium genome includes a region encoding these proteins:
- a CDS encoding OmpA family protein — protein MKFVILITSLALLLCAFNPANAQFISPSWGFGVAAGGARGDNAGEDEVWVPQIRGFVQKGLTQDLAIQIGLAYTELEASGRYDTQTLMGDFRFLLKPMKMQQMFPYFYAGVGATKDMGYNSSDWLPVIPAGLGLQTKLGDQLMFDINAGYNLSLSDKFVNPGGSSSVNNFTGKKNGGFFDIMVGLVYTSVVRNPQRERDARLIDEERQRQQNAELARQKAKNDSVNRISEMKAMRDSMTSVSKLNALRDSMNHAADLRLIEQLRKDLKNETVFIFEKGKKVILRGITFEFNKASIRSESEWVLEKARASLVANPNVTVIVSGHTDNVGSNEYNQTLSLERAQAVKDWLVGKGISANRMRVAGKGETEPTATNETDDGRALNRRIEFYVE, from the coding sequence ATGAAGTTTGTAATTCTCATAACATCATTGGCGTTGTTGCTTTGCGCATTCAACCCAGCCAATGCACAGTTTATTAGTCCCAGTTGGGGATTTGGAGTAGCCGCGGGTGGAGCCAGAGGCGATAACGCTGGAGAAGATGAAGTGTGGGTTCCGCAAATTCGTGGCTTTGTTCAAAAAGGACTAACCCAGGATTTGGCAATCCAAATTGGATTAGCCTACACCGAACTGGAAGCGAGTGGACGGTATGATACTCAAACCCTAATGGGTGACTTCCGATTTTTACTCAAGCCGATGAAGATGCAACAGATGTTCCCCTACTTCTATGCCGGCGTTGGCGCAACGAAGGATATGGGATACAACTCATCCGATTGGCTTCCCGTTATCCCCGCCGGTCTTGGTCTGCAAACCAAGCTTGGCGACCAACTGATGTTCGACATTAATGCGGGATACAATCTGTCGTTATCCGACAAATTTGTTAATCCCGGTGGCTCGAGCTCGGTCAACAACTTCACTGGCAAGAAAAATGGCGGGTTCTTTGATATCATGGTTGGATTAGTTTACACCAGCGTCGTTAGAAATCCGCAACGCGAGCGCGATGCCCGGTTAATTGATGAAGAGCGTCAACGCCAACAGAATGCTGAGTTAGCCAGGCAAAAAGCTAAGAACGACAGTGTGAATCGTATTAGCGAAATGAAGGCGATGCGCGATAGTATGACGAGCGTATCGAAACTGAACGCATTGCGCGACAGTATGAATCATGCCGCCGATCTTCGACTCATTGAACAACTACGAAAAGACTTGAAAAACGAAACCGTTTTCATTTTCGAAAAGGGAAAAAAGGTTATCCTCCGAGGGATCACTTTTGAATTTAACAAGGCGAGCATTCGTTCGGAATCGGAATGGGTACTTGAAAAAGCACGGGCTTCGTTGGTTGCCAATCCGAATGTTACAGTCATTGTATCCGGACATACCGACAACGTTGGAAGTAACGAATACAACCAAACACTGTCGCTGGAACGGGCACAGGCAGTCAAAGATTGGTTAGTAGGAAAAGGTATCAGCGCTAATCGGATGCGAGTCGCTGGCAAAGGTGAAACTGAGCCAACCGCGACAAATGAAACCGATGATGGTCGTGCGTTGAATCGCCGTATTGAGTTCTACGTCGAGTAG
- a CDS encoding lmo0937 family membrane protein, with product MLWTIIIILILLWLVGIISSYTIGGFIHVLLVIAIIVVLVRLIRGRKDIL from the coding sequence ATGTTGTGGACGATTATTATCATCTTGATTTTGCTCTGGTTGGTGGGAATAATCTCATCCTACACCATCGGCGGATTCATTCATGTTTTGTTGGTGATAGCGATAATCGTGGTCTTGGTTCGATTGATTCGGGGACGTAAAGATATTCTCTAA